CAAAATTGTGGCCCCTTTGCGtgatttttgttatttgtttggttttgcttgattttgttttgaattttcttTGTGTTGGGTTAAATGTATTGCTGTTTTATACGGAGACCACTGCAACCTTGTTACATGACATGGTGCACAAAGAAGCTGAAGTATATGtaatgacatgattgtcaaatcaaaagaaaagggaagGACACATTGCCAACCTATGCAATGTTTACCCGACTCCGCAAATGCATTACGAGACTATGTGCATTCGGGTAATTGGGGTCACATAAGTAAAATGCTACTTATGCTAGTACACATAGTAAGCAACGAGGGATCGAAATTGACCATAAAAAAAAATCAAGGCCTTGCTCGAGATGTCTCAGCCCCATAAAAAGTAAATGTGTTGATGTTTGAAAAAGTAATTAACtataaataaatttcattttccaGAATCTCACCAAAAATTGAATCGGATTTTGGATATTTGGATATCCTGTACAAATAATCGGACATCAAATCTCTGATATCTGAAGTGATTCATATCGGATCAGATAATGAAAAATTGGGAATTCAGATACGGATATCCGCTCCCGATTTTTAAACTCGAATCAGTTATCCGATTTGTGCTTGCTTAGGCCTAGTAACGGTATTGCATAAACATTATAATCTACAAATTCTTATTTACATGGTGAAGTAGAATTGAACTCATAATAACCAAATTGGAGCAAGACAGCAAACATCCAACATTACAAGGTCATTGTCGGACAAACGATTACGAACTTAATTGAAAAAGAAAGCACTGCCACACTTAACAAGCAAATTCCGGAATTTGAGCTTACTACATTGTTTAAGATGCTAATTATCCTTTCCCAGAAACACAGTTGTCAACACCGCCTTGGTCGTTAGAGAAGCTCTCAGTATTTCTACTGCCTGCAAAATAATCACAACAATTTAGCGTTACTCATACTTGTAATATCATGCCGGCAACACAAGTAAAATACAATCCACACgagtaaaataaaattaaatagtgACAGAAGTCAGAACCCggattctcatttaagacggacaAGACGAGTCAAGTATGACACATAAGACCTATTGTAAATAATAATGTTACCTCCTGGAGACCAACTTGAACGACTTTTTCCTCTAGCTTGTCAAATTCAATTGCATGGTATTTAAGGAGAGAAATGGTCATAGGTTTAACTTCCAAATCATCAAGCACCATATAATGCCCTGTTGACTTGACGAAACCTGCAGTAGTACTAACTCCACCAAAAGTAGAGGAAGACTGGAACACGCCGAAAGAAGACGATGGCGTATCAATGCGTGATAACACAGGAAGAATAAAATGATTAACCTGTGGGTTTAAAATAGAATCTTTGTTAACATTAGGTTCAAGGTAGTCGGAATCGAGTGAATTAAGGCTATTGTAGACCGATCCAAGACACCCGATCATTCCTTTATCTTTCAAATGGTTAACAACTTTTGCAAGGGGGATTGACAAGAGGTGGAACACAAAGTCCACGAAATCTTTGCTTGCTTCTGCAAACACTACTTTTTTAGCTTTGGTGTCTAccataagcttcaaactcagctTCACTTCCTTATCATTAGTCCCACTCATCTTCCCTTTCGATCTTAACTATTTATCTACTTCAGCTTAACACCAGAGAGATCGAATTTGTGGATGATCTATATAGAGGGGTATGATTTATAACGCATTAGGACTAcgtttataaattatattcatagACTCGTTTTAACGTTAAGACCGATCTATTTATTTTAAGTGAGATTAATTCATTAAAAAAAGGGGAAACAAATTATAAACACAACCTACAACGTGTTACGTTCGCATTCGTTACCTTTTTGTTTCTCCGTAAATAGTGCGCCCATTGTTGTGAGTTGGCccatttcctttttttctttataGGAAAACGCACTTTATTAATCTATCTATACAAGTAGGGGTGATTAAagataacacaaaatctcatttgtgaccaaCAATATCCGTCACTTtaaagtgacggataccattttacctcacaaagtacccactttttctctctctgcaacactgttCATGTGGTCccttttctccactaacccattttgttaccattttatctcacaaaatatccgccacaaatggtaacccgtcacaagggagaccaattgtaaaGATAAAGGTCGGTCCAACTTGTCAGTCGGGCAACTTTTCACCCGGCTCGGTTAGCCTGTACAATTGTACATTGCTCGATCTGACCCGCCCACCCACCCGGGTTGTGCTCGGGTATAGCATTCACCTACTCGGCCCGCCCTCAGCCCGTCCATAACTCACTCCTTGACCCTAGCCCGGGCCGGTTTTGGGTCCACCTACTCTGACCCGGCCCACTTAACCCAAGCCCGCCTGCCGGTTTGACcactcttatactccctccaattctaaataactgtctcatttgttattttcgtctattcacataactgtcccatttatCATATTTGGACATGGTTTTTTACTAAACCTACCcttagctcttttctttatttaccacctcaaccacccataacccatcatattcaatacttttcattatttaactcatatattcttacccctatacaataattttcattattttaactatattccttaattttcgtgtcattgtccaaatgagacacttattcggaataggagggagtataaaataacATAAAAGACAAGTTGAGTTTCCAATTGAGTTGACACGTGGCACGTGAAATCACGTCTCAATtgacatatactccctccatgccagaccaatggtaacatggtaaaaataatgggatttttaagaaaagagggtaaaagcAGGGGTAAAGAGGGTAAAAATAGGCGGACTAtataattgtgggtttaattgtgggttgataGGTGGAGTATGTAAAGactaatgacattttgtgtaaatatcaaaaggGTATAAAGATAACTTGGTAATATTGTGggtcaaataaggaatgttatcATTGATGTGGTATGTAATAGGAATATTGAtaatggttcatctatcatggtatcagagccagtgtgaccaaaggtcacgggttcgaatcctggcaacctcaaaacccctcaaaaactcgaagtggaaacccaaAGACACTAGTGCGGGGAGCTTGGtgacaactaaccactcttcaagcccaacgggcatttgagtgagggagcgtaataggaatattgataatagttgggcctcaaccataaccttaaggttttggttgagatggttcatctatcagtaTGACGGTATTAGGTAAGCGTTAAGGGAGTATTTGCTAAACAAATAAATCCATTCTATCGAATAACTCTATAAACCCACAAATAATTAGCCTGAGTATTGAATAAAACGGTCTATGAACAACTAAAATGGTGGAAGAATAAAAGAGTCAGACTCATCACCCTACTCCTGACTCTTTCCCTCCTATGTCAAGGATACAAAACCGTCTCATGCTCAAGTGCTTAACCAAGTCAATCATTTACTCCTTTGTAT
The Silene latifolia isolate original U9 population chromosome 11, ASM4854445v1, whole genome shotgun sequence genome window above contains:
- the LOC141611390 gene encoding uncharacterized protein LOC141611390, which codes for MSGTNDKEVKLSLKLMVDTKAKKVVFAEASKDFVDFVFHLLSIPLAKVVNHLKDKGMIGCLGSVYNSLNSLDSDYLEPNVNKDSILNPQVNHFILPVLSRIDTPSSSFGVFQSSSTFGGVSTTAGFVKSTGHYMVLDDLEVKPMTISLLKYHAIEFDKLEEKVVQVGLQEAVEILRASLTTKAVLTTVFLGKDN